The Spiroplasma litorale nucleotide sequence GTTAAACCACCATAGTCAGGTGATACAAGAATGCATTCCTTAGGATCTAAATTATTTTTAATTATATCTTTTATTATTTCTGAAGCCACTGCTTGTGCAGTTGAAAAATTATCAATTGGGACATTAAAAAATCCCATAATTTGTGTTGAGTGCAAATCGACAGCAATAACTCTATCAACGCCAGATTTTTCAATTAAGTTTGCTACCAATCTTGCTGTAATAGGTTGTCTTCCTGCTGCTTTTCTATCTTGTCTTGCATATCCAAAATATGGGATCACAACATTAATTTTTGCTGCACTTGCCCTTTTAAAAGCGTCAACCGCTATTAATAATTCCATTAAATTTTCATTTACAGGTTGGTTTGTTGATTGAACAATATATATTTCTTGTCCTCGAACTGATTCCATTGATTGAACCAATATCTCACCATCCATAAATCTTGATATCTTAGTTTGAGATTCTTTAACACCAAGTATTTCGCATATTTCATTTACTAGAGGTTTATTTGAAGATAAACCAAATATCCTTATATTATTATTTTCCATTTTTTATTCTCCATATTAATAATACCAAATTTGAAGGTTATATCTATAAAAGACGTTCATACTATCAATTTTATTGAATGATTCAAATGTATTTTAGAGCTTAAAAATAATCAAGGTCACTAATTTAAACATATAATTCTATTATTGAACATTTTAGTTTATAATTTTCTAGTACAAAAATTAGAAAAGGTGGAAAAATGGGTTTAGTTAACATTCAAAATTTAAGTCATGCTAATGGTGATAAAAAACTTTATAGAGAAACTTCTCTTAAACTTAACAGAAAAGAACATATTGCATTAGTTGGACCAAATGGCGCTGGTAAAACTACTCTTTTGAATATCATTTCTAAAAAAATAATACCTGATTTAGGTGAAGTTGAAATTCACTCTAAAACAAAAATTGGTTATTTAGACCAACATTTAGAAATAAGCGACGATGTATATGTTGAGGAGTATTTGAAATCGGCATTTAAAGACTTATATGATATTGAAAAAAGAATGAATGATATTTATGAAAAAATGGCAGAGAATTATGATGAAGATGAACTTGTTAAAGCTTTAAAATATCAAGATATTTTAAACTTAAATGATTTTGACTCTATCGAAAAAAGAATTGGTAACTTGGTTAATGGTCTTGGAATAGGTGTAGATAAACTCGAAAGAAAAATGTCTGAATTAAGTGGAGGTCAAAAAAATAAAGTTATGCTTGCAAAACTATTGCTAAGTGATAATGACTTTTTAGTTCTTGATGAACCAACAAACTTTTTAGACATCGAACAAGTTAATTGACTTGCTAATTTCTTACAAAGCTATGAAAAAGCTTTTATAATGGTTTCACATGACCAAGATTTTATAAATAAGACTTGTAATATTATTTATGCGTTAGACAATTTAAAATTAACAAGATATGTAGGAAATTATGATAAATACCTTCAAGAATTAGCAATTCAACAAGATCAATATGATAAAGATTATTTAAGTCAACAAAAGAAAATAAAAAAATTAGAAACATACATTGCAAAAAATATTGCAAGAGCATCAACTTCAAAATCTGCTCAATCAAGAAGAAAAACTCTTGACAAGCTTGATGTTATGGATAAAAGAAAAGAAAACCCAAAACCTAATTTTAATTTTATATATAAAGAACCTGCTTCAAATGTAATTATAAAGGCAAATGATTTAGTTATTGGTTATGATAATCCTTTGTTACATAAACTAAATTTTGAAATTAGAAGTGGCGAAAAATGTATAATTAAGGGTAAAAACGGGATTGGTAAAACAACTTTTTTAAAAACATTATCGAAAGAAGTAAATCCTTTTGATGGTGAAATTAATTTAGGGAACGGTGTTTCATATACTTACTTTAAACAAGCTGAAAAATGCGGTGACGTAAATGCAATCACTTATTTAATGAATAAGTTTAAAGAGTTAACAGAAAGAGAAGCAAGAGCAAAAATAGGCCAATTTGGTGTTAGAAATGATCTAATGATAAGACCAATGTCAACTCTTTCAGGTGGAGAACAAACAAAAGTTAGATTATCAGCTTTGAGTATGCAACCATGTAGCTTATTAATATTAGATGAACCCACTAACCACTTAGACGCTTTAGCAAAAGAATCTTTATT carries:
- a CDS encoding ribose-phosphate diphosphokinase — translated: MENNNIRIFGLSSNKPLVNEICEILGVKESQTKISRFMDGEILVQSMESVRGQEIYIVQSTNQPVNENLMELLIAVDAFKRASAAKINVVIPYFGYARQDRKAAGRQPITARLVANLIEKSGVDRVIAVDLHSTQIMGFFNVPIDNFSTAQAVASEIIKDIIKNNLDPKECILVSPDYGGLTRVHGVAKYTGNITNGIAVIAKRRPEPNKAEVEFILGDVANKTCFIIDDMIDTGGTIINAAKALKTEGAKEIYLIACHGLFNGNAVENLKQAIKEKIIKQVVVTNTIDLPESKKFDGLKIISVAKLMSAMIKSSYEKNPLTKVYEEEQARIAEKVKSYVEKFK
- a CDS encoding ATP-binding cassette domain-containing protein, with translation MVSHDQDFINKTCNIIYALDNLKLTRYVGNYDKYLQELAIQQDQYDKDYLSQQKKIKKLETYIAKNIARASTSKSAQSRRKTLDKLDVMDKRKENPKPNFNFIYKEPASNVIIKANDLVIGYDNPLLHKLNFEIRSGEKCIIKGKNGIGKTTFLKTLSKEVNPFDGEINLGNGVSYTYFKQAEKCGDVNAITYLMNKFKELTEREARAKIGQFGVRNDLMIRPMSTLSGGEQTKVRLSALSMQPCSLLILDEPTNHLDALAKESLLEAIVNFKGTVLLTTHDINFSTKWADKVINFEDLV